DNA from bacterium:
AAGTGTTCTATTGGATGCATCGTTATTCCACCTCCCAAACAAAATCTCCAGAATAATACACTATGTACTTCTGTTATCTTTATCGACATTTTCTCTCACAAACTTTAGCTAATTTAGGACACCACCATAAATTGCACAGGCTATATGTAAGGAATCAAATTTTCTCAACCCGTTACGATAAAATAAATTAGCTTCATTTATTATTGTAGGATTCTCGTAGACGTCAACCATAGCATATTTTTTCCATCCACTAATTTGCCTTCTTCTTTCAGCAAAGTGATTTTTGCTATTTTCGTAATCAAGGATATATGACCATGCCAGCTGAAAATTACCTAAACGGATTCCCTCTTGAATTTTTAGTTTTGCTTCAACTTCAAGTTTAATTCGTAACTGTGATTGGTCGTCAAATGGTCGATTAAAACAACAGTTATCAAGATATATCTTCATTATGATATTCCTTTGATGATTAGGCAGAAAGTCAGAACTTTACTATAGATGGCATAGAGAACACAGAGAAACATTACGCTAACCATAGTAAGATTAACCTGTTATAACAACCTGCATGGCTGTTTCTTAACTAACTTTTCTGCTTTTTAAGACTTTTTGGCGTGCCATCATTTATTATACAGCATAAAGATCTGGATGTCAATCAAAAAAAATTCCTACTTGCTACTCATACCTAACATAGCCATCATCGGAAGGCAGTCACCGTTTCTTGCCGATTTGTACCCGGCAGGGTTATATCTCCTTCCCTGTATTTGCGAGGATTCTCTCTAAAGCCTTTATCACTTATCCATAGACTGCATTAAGCATTTGTTCTACTTCAGTAACACGAGTTTTAACCAATTCATTAATTAAATCTTGTTGCGTTAGATTGCGTTTAGTTAACCCTTGATAAAATGTCCTAAGTTTTTTGAGTGCTGTTTTTCCACCAATGACTAAATGACGCTTTGTTGACTCGTTCCACAACGTATTAAAAATAGGAGTGTACTGTTTAGTAATTGTTTTTAAATCAATGCGTGGTGGGAGAAATTTTTCATGAAGCGTCAAATAGCTTCCGTAACAATCAAGATATTGATCTTTAAATAATTGTTCCCAAAATTCAACAAATTTATTGCGATCCTCCATTTGAATGAATTTTTCAATAATTATGGGAAAAAGAAAACAATTCTCGATTTCTTTTCCAGGAGTAAATATTACGGCAATATTATCTTTAGCCAGATTTTGAGAAACTTCTTGTAAATGCTCTTCAGGATAATAGTCTCTATCTAATACGACAACACAAGGAATATCTCTTCCAATAAGGATTTTGTAGGCATCTCTATAGTATTTAGCTTTTGGATATTCACAAAATCCATTTAAAGGAATACCAAAGGCATTATTTGATATTCCAAAGCCATCAGCTAATGCGGCAATAATTTTGAAATCCGATAGTTCTTCGGTGAATATAAGTCGATCATATGTTTCAAACTGAGAGGCTACTAAATTAAAATTACTTCCAACATGAGATCGTACTAAATCTAAATATACTCGGTCAGTTGTAGATTTAATTTTTGGACTTGAAGAAGATTTGCAGATATGAATAATATGACTTACATTGACATTATTCATTAATTCTATTGAATGTGTAGCAATAATGACGCTACCATGATAATATTGATGAAGTATCGAAATAAGATCATTTTGCTTCTCAGCATGAAGATTGATTTCTGGTTCATCAAGTACAAGTATGGAAGTATTTCTTAAACGTACTAAGTGAGTTACAATTTGAAACCAAACTTGCAGTCCTTGCCCTGCCCATGCGAGTTCTCTGTCAATCTTGTTTTCTTGAAAAAAACAGCGAAGTGTATTATCCTGAGAATGGTATTCATAATCAAATAATTTAATAGATGACCAAGTTGAGTTTATTATCTCTTGAACAAGTTGATATTCTTCTTTTGTAAGAAGTTGGGCAAAATGATTTCGAAGATGTCGAGGTGCAAGTGTAGTATTTAGACTCGCACGAATATGTTTCATTGTTAAATACTCCTCATCTTCAGCTAAAGGTCCAAGCGGGGGAATAAAACCGAAAATATCCTTTATGTCGGAAGGAAGATATCCACTATAGTCAGCATAGATTAAATTCCGTGGTTCATTTAAAAAAACCTCTATCGTTAAATTATTTTCAAAGGTTGCCGTTATCTGAGCTATTTCTCCTGAATAATTATGAAGTGTTCGGCCAATATTAATATTTTCAATAGATTGCTGAGAAAGACGGTAGTAAGTGTTATGATCAAGTACTATCCGCTGTTTATTATTAAATGACTGACTGGCTGAGGCGATGAGTTTTAACGCAAAAATTATAGTTGATTTACCTTCATTATTTTTCCCTGTTAATAACAAACAGACAGGTTCTTCCTCAACAAAAGGTATTTCATATGAAAAGAATGGGCCAAAATTTGAAAGTTTAAGATTTCTTAGTCTCATTTATTTTTTATGTACTGTTGCGTTCTTATATGTCTAACGATAGAGTTCAGCGGCGGCGGGGAGAATTACCATAGAACTTTGTAAGCAGAACAAGACTTTGGTAAACCTCAAAACTTTGAAAAGCAGCACGCCCCCCACCGTCCGCTGCAACGATTTGTTAGAATTCTTTTTTATTTTCTCACACAAAGCCTCAAAGCACACCAAGATTTATTGTTTTTATTCAATTCCTTTGTGACTTTGTGTCTCTGTGTGATTAATTCTAATGCTTCACTTCACCCGCACGCGGAGCGTGTCAGGTGCAAGCGGTTGTTAGGCGTTCTTATCATGTAACACCTTTTCTAAATCAATAAAGTCATATTCAGGCTCCTTAATAAAAAGGTCGCCTTTAATTGATTTTAATTTTGTGATGCTCGCTTTAATAGCGTGTTCCGATTGGTCAATTCCAATCCATCGTCTGTTATTGATATGGGCTGATTTTAACGTTGTTCCTGAACCACAGAAACAATCTAAAACTATGCTTTCTGGATTTGAAGAAGTGCGAATAATTAAATCCAACAGCTCATAATTTTTTTCAGTTGGATAGTCAGGATATTGTGGGTCTTTGAATTCCCAAACATCTTGAACCCTTTTCCCTTCTCTTTCGTCTGCATAAATTATTTTTCTTGGGTTTCCAGTTGGAGACCATTCAATTAGTCCTTCTTTGTCCCATTGTTCAAGAGTTTCAACATCCGTGCGCCAATGCCTGCCTTTAGGAGGCATCATTCCCTTGAACGGCTGATTGGATTTCCCGTTTTCCGTTTCGCCAGGGGCATGAATTGGCACAGTTGTATATCTTCTTCCTTGTTTATCTATTTTGGGAAACAACTTTTCGAGGTCTTTCTCTGTATATTTCTCTCGTGGTTCGTTCCAAATAGGATTTGATGATTTAGTGTAAAACAAGATAAGGTCTTTGATGTTACCATACCCAATGCGGTCAAAATTCTTCGGATTACACTTTATTCTTGTAATGTCATTTCTGAAATTTTCAATTCCAAAAATTTCATCCATCATCACTTTGATGTAATGCCCAATTTTATAGTCAATATGAACATAAATGGAACCTTGCTCAGACATCAACTCATGCAACAGAACTATTCTTGCTCTCAAGAACTCAACAAACTTCTTCCCCATGAGTTTATCTGAATAGGCAATATCGCCATTTCTTGAATTGCTGATTGTAGATGCTCTGCCATCCGTAATTGTAAAATTACCACCTGTTGCAAAAGGAGGATCAATGTAAACTAAATCTATTCTACCCTTGAAATTTTTATTCTGCAAAAGGTAATTGAGTCCTTGAATATTATCCCCTTTGATAAGTAAATCTTGCATGAGCTATTCTTCCTTCATAAGTTGTATAGGAATTCACGCAATACCAACGAACTCATAATATTGTAATCTTTATAAGTGGTTGTTATGGATTTATACATTTTGTTGTTACTTCTTATGTATAACACACCATCTAAGATAGCAACTTTTATAGCCCTAACCCCTTTTGCTTCAATAGTGCTGATTGCATCATTGAATTGTGCGTTCTGGTGTCCACCAAAATCGGTAAGAAATTTCGCCTCTCCGATAATGTATTTACCCTTAAATCTTGCTATGAAATCCAGTCCCTTAATGTGTTGATAGGCCAAATTATCTTTTGCAAACTCCATCATAGCATTGTCGCTCGCATCTAAGATAGCATCATTATCATTGGCTATAAATTCGGCTAAATCAACAGGTGTGATACCGAGAGATTTTTTTCTCATCCACTCCCGAAACATAGGGCCAATCTGTCGGTTTGTTTCTTTTGGTTCACTTGACCTTTCATATATTTTATCAAGTCCCATCTCATAAAGTCGTCCACAAATACGGTTGACGGTTCTTGGATTTCTATCAATTGCGGAACTATCTCTTTTTAGGTATGCCACATAACTGTCTTTTATTGGGAAGAGATCAAGTCTCAAGAGTTCTCTGATGAGAGTGTCATTGTCTCTGCGACTAAAGGCTTGCTCAACATTAGTCCATATCTCTTCGTCAATGTCCCTTATCCCTTCGGGAATGGTTGGATACACTTGAAAGAGGTCATCAAGATATGACCTTTGATTTGCATACTCTATGCTTAATTCAATCCATCTGTTCATTCTGGTCTCCTGTTTTTACGCCTAACCTAAAGGTTGCTACTACACTTATCGAATGTCACAGGTTAATTCGTGTCTATTTGTGGCTAATTTTCCTAATTCTCTGTGTCTCTGTGGCTGAACGCTTACACTTTTAATTTCGTGAAATCCGACATAAGTATACATTAAAAATGAATAAATTTCAACAAAAATATTTAAACTTATCAAATTTTTCCCTTTAATTTTGGGTCAAGAATGTCTCTTAGTCCGTCTCCTGATAGATTGAAACCAATCACTACTGTTGCAATCGCCAGTCCTGGGAAAATGGAAAACCAGGGTGCGGTAAGGATAAAATTACTTCCAATGCTGACGATTGAACCCCAACTTGGAGTTGGTGGTTGTGCACCTAAACCGAGAAAACTTAAAGATGCCTCACTTAAAATATATCCACCAATCCTTAAAGTAGCGACAACAATAATTATCGGAAAGATATTTGGCAGGATATGTCTTAAAATTATCCGGACATCAGAGGCGCCAATGACTCTTGCCGCCTCGATATAATCCT
Protein-coding regions in this window:
- a CDS encoding AAA family ATPase, whose product is MRLRNLKLSNFGPFFSYEIPFVEEEPVCLLLTGKNNEGKSTIIFALKLIASASQSFNNKQRIVLDHNTYYRLSQQSIENINIGRTLHNYSGEIAQITATFENNLTIEVFLNEPRNLIYADYSGYLPSDIKDIFGFIPPLGPLAEDEEYLTMKHIRASLNTTLAPRHLRNHFAQLLTKEEYQLVQEIINSTWSSIKLFDYEYHSQDNTLRCFFQENKIDRELAWAGQGLQVWFQIVTHLVRLRNTSILVLDEPEINLHAEKQNDLISILHQYYHGSVIIATHSIELMNNVNVSHIIHICKSSSSPKIKSTTDRVYLDLVRSHVGSNFNLVASQFETYDRLIFTEELSDFKIIAALADGFGISNNAFGIPLNGFCEYPKAKYYRDAYKILIGRDIPCVVVLDRDYYPEEHLQEVSQNLAKDNIAVIFTPGKEIENCFLFPIIIEKFIQMEDRNKFVEFWEQLFKDQYLDCYGSYLTLHEKFLPPRIDLKTITKQYTPIFNTLWNESTKRHLVIGGKTALKKLRTFYQGLTKRNLTQQDLINELVKTRVTEVEQMLNAVYG
- a CDS encoding PIN domain protein; protein product: MKIYLDNCCFNRPFDDQSQLRIKLEVEAKLKIQEGIRLGNFQLAWSYILDYENSKNHFAERRRQISGWKKYAMVDVYENPTIINEANLFYRNGLRKFDSLHIACAIYGGVLN
- a CDS encoding restriction endonuclease, whose amino-acid sequence is MNRWIELSIEYANQRSYLDDLFQVYPTIPEGIRDIDEEIWTNVEQAFSRRDNDTLIRELLRLDLFPIKDSYVAYLKRDSSAIDRNPRTVNRICGRLYEMGLDKIYERSSEPKETNRQIGPMFREWMRKKSLGITPVDLAEFIANDNDAILDASDNAMMEFAKDNLAYQHIKGLDFIARFKGKYIIGEAKFLTDFGGHQNAQFNDAISTIEAKGVRAIKVAILDGVLYIRSNNKMYKSITTTYKDYNIMSSLVLREFLYNL
- a CDS encoding site-specific DNA-methyltransferase; this encodes MQDLLIKGDNIQGLNYLLQNKNFKGRIDLVYIDPPFATGGNFTITDGRASTISNSRNGDIAYSDKLMGKKFVEFLRARIVLLHELMSEQGSIYVHIDYKIGHYIKVMMDEIFGIENFRNDITRIKCNPKNFDRIGYGNIKDLILFYTKSSNPIWNEPREKYTEKDLEKLFPKIDKQGRRYTTVPIHAPGETENGKSNQPFKGMMPPKGRHWRTDVETLEQWDKEGLIEWSPTGNPRKIIYADEREGKRVQDVWEFKDPQYPDYPTEKNYELLDLIIRTSSNPESIVLDCFCGSGTTLKSAHINNRRWIGIDQSEHAIKASITKLKSIKGDLFIKEPEYDFIDLEKVLHDKNA